The region CTTGTTTGTGGCCATGGCCGTCAACCACCGGATCAAATGGAAGGACATGCCGGCCCTCATCATCCGCTCCCAGATCGTGGCCGCCACCATCCTCTTCATCATCGCCATGGCCAAGATGTTTACCTGGCTTTTGGCCATGAAGCAGACCCCGATGCTGTTGCAAAATGCCATCCAGTCCCTGGCGCTCCCCCCTTGGGGCCTGCTGCTGCTGGTCATGACAGGCCTCTTGATCGAGGGCTGCGTGATGGCGACGAAGGCCGCCCTGATCCTGCTGGTACCGGTCCTGGCGATCATTACCCCCCAGATGGGGGTGGACCCCATCCAGTTCGGGGTGCTCATGGTGGTCAACCTGGCCATCGGCATGTTGACCCCCCCGGTGGGCATCTGCCTGTTCGTGGCCTGCGGGATCTCCGGGCTACCGCTGGGGCAGGTAGGCCGGGCGGTGATGCCCTTTGTTTTCGTGGCCCTGGCTGCGCTCCTGATCGCTTGCTACTGGCCGCCGCTGACGCTCTGGTTTCCGTCGTTGATTTACAGATGAATCGGGGATCGGGGATCGGGGATCAGGGATGGGGTTGGGGATGAAAAATCTTTTGCCCCATGGGGCGTCCTCGATGCATGAAAATGCGAATATCGAATATCGAATAATGAATGTCGAAGTAAGGTGGGTTTGAACCCGCAACCCTATTTTAGAACTAAACCTTCAGGACCATTGGGTCACCACGAAGCATGAAAATACCGCCATCGTAATGGCGGGTTTTATACCCGCCCTATGGGCGATGGGCAAGGTTAAACGGGTTTATGGGTTTTTATTCGCCTTTAGCCTATAGCCTCGTGCCTATAGCCTGAATTTTTCAATTTTCGAACTAAGGAAAACCTATGTTAAAACCGGAAGTCCTGGAGGCCCTTAGCGCCATTGTGGGCCGGGAGCGCTGTAAGACCTCCAAAGAAGATTTGCTGACCTACGGCTATGATGCCTGTATTTATGAATACCTCCCGGATGTGGTGATCTTTCCTAAATCGACCCGGGAAACGGCCGACATTATGAAGACGGCCTTGGCCCACCAGGTCTTCGTCACCCCCAGGGGAGCCGGCTCGGGCCTCGGTGCCGAGTCTTTGGCCAAGCAGGGGGGAATCGTTATCTGTTTCTCCATGATGAACCGCATCCTGGAGATTAACAGGGCCAACCGCTACGCCGTGGTTGAGCCGGGGGTGGTTATCGCCGATCTTCAGA is a window of Deltaproteobacteria bacterium DNA encoding:
- a CDS encoding TRAP transporter large permease subunit yields the protein LFVAMAVNHRIKWKDMPALIIRSQIVAATILFIIAMAKMFTWLLAMKQTPMLLQNAIQSLALPPWGLLLLVMTGLLIEGCVMATKAALILLVPVLAIITPQMGVDPIQFGVLMVVNLAIGMLTPPVGICLFVACGISGLPLGQVGRAVMPFVFVALAALLIACYWPPLTLWFPSLIYR